Proteins co-encoded in one Hyla sarda isolate aHylSar1 chromosome 4, aHylSar1.hap1, whole genome shotgun sequence genomic window:
- the LOC130368008 gene encoding zinc metalloproteinase-disintegrin-like crotastatin isoform X4, which translates to MSATLSHRSQQVVSTLQVLFCHVASPIIYLRDKVTRWWSPKKSIPSISETHRNLLAEDFTVTRYGDDGSPITTKPQDQDHCCYQGRVKEDDGSTLSICTCKGLSGLIHTRNRRFLIEPLNQTDSGDHAVFETNEETPRTCGVTNTSWTEGKTSKSSRSSNVEKQNFLKSQKYVQVYVVADKTMFTKYNRSSENVKQRIFEMLNYVNEVYKSLNTFVALTGVEIWEKNDQFEVASSASTNLDRFSNWRKNNLLPRKPHDNAQFITHTDFDGSTVGLAFVGTMCSESHSSGVIQDHSKLSISVGATIAHEMGHNLGMNHDSSSCSCTADSCIMAPTLSYNTPYLFSSCSLSNFQEFIYDRMPQCMRDEPSKQFIMSPSVCGNKFTELGEDCDCGTVKECTNPCCDASTCKFKNKAECADGECCENCKIKKAGSVCRPAKDDCDLSDMCTGKSPECPSDRFIYNGRPCNDGQGICYNGQCPMLESQCSQMWGASSAVGEKSCFNVNTRGVNYGHCKKVDGSYVSCQPQDVMCGMLFCFGGNDNPSVYASVASFSRCKAVLDHRGMVLNGTKCGDGQVCSDGRCLSINSAYRSANCSEKCPGHGVCDHELKCQCQEGWAPPHCDVTSDKNIIIIVVVVIIAVLLVVGLILMLVFRKRCIKRSGARVSGATNPGFHHAQVKSIVSTPELSTKIVYPPPPPPEKPKKTQPASRAGYQGPQYSTTTSVEFTKNSPAIQRPTAAPPPVPTSKPVLPTPPPKALKPPVKN; encoded by the exons AAATCTCTTAGCTGAAGATTTCACAGTGACCCGTTATGGGGACGATGGGAGTCCGATCACAACCAAACCACAGGATCAG GACCATTGCTGTTACCAGGGCCGTGTGAAGGAAGACGATGGCTCCACACTCAGCATTTGTACGTGTAAGGGGCTTAG TGGTCTTATTCATACTCGGAACCGCAGATTCTTGATAGAGCCGCTGAACCAGACAGACAGTGGGGATCATGCCGTGTTCGAGACCAATGAAGAGACTCCGAGAACCTGCGGGGTGACTAATACTTCTTGGACCGAGGGAAAAACTTCCAAATCCTCCCGATCCAGCAACGTTGAG AAACAGAATTTTCTAAAATCTCAGAAATATGTCCAGGTCTACGTGGTGGCAGATAAAACCATG ttTACAAAATATAACCGCAGCTCAGAGAATGTCAAGCAGAGGATCTTTGAAATGCTTAATTATGTCAATGAG GTGTACAAATCCTTAAACACCTTTGTTGCACTGACCGGTGTAGAAATCTGGGAGAAGAATGACCAGTTTGAGGTTGCTTCCTCAGCCTCTACAAACCTCGATCGCTTCTCCAACTGGAGGAAGAACAACCTTCTACCAAGGAAACCTCATGACAATGCCCAGTTCATAAC GCACACTGACTTTGATGGCAGTACAGTTGGGCTAGCGTTTGTTGGCACCATGTGTAGCGAATCCCACTCTTCTGGTGTAATCCAG GACCACAGCAAGCTGTCCATTTCTGTTGGGGCCACCATTGCTCATGAAATGGGACACAACCTGGGAATGAATCACGACTCAAGCTCATGTTCCTGCACTGCAGATTCCTGTATCATGGCGCCAACTCTGAG CTATAACACCCCATACCTATTCAGTTCCTGCAGCCTCAGCAACTTTCAGGAGTTCATCTACGACCGCATGCCACAGTGCATGAGAGACGAACCATCAAAACAATTTATCATGTCCCCTTCAGTATGTGGCAATAAATTCACAGAGCTGGGAGAAGATTGTGACTGTGGCACCGTGAAG GAATGCACCAATCCTTGCTGTGATGCCTCCACCTGTAAATTCAAGAATAAAGCCGAGTGTGCAGATGGGGAATGCTGTGAGAACTGTAAG ATTAAGAAAGCAGGTTCTGTGTGTAGACCGGCAAAAGATGATTGTGATTTGTCCGATATGTGTACTGGAAAATCCCCAGAATGCCCCAGTGATCGCTTCATATACAACGGTCGCCCATGCAATGATGGCCAAGGGATCTGTTACAATGGACAGTGCCCAATGCTGGAGAGCCAGTGCTCTCAGATGTGGGGAGCAA GTTCAGCGGTCGGAGAGAAAAGTTGTTTCAATGTTAATACAAGAGGCGTCAACTATGGGCACTGTAAGAAGGTAGACGGCAGCTACGTCTCGTGTCAACCTCA GGATGTTATGTGCGGAATGCTCTTCTGCTTTGGTGGCAATGACAATCCCAGCGTTTATGCTTCAGTCGCATCATTTTCAAGATGTAAGGCAGTTCTGGACCACCGTGGAATGGTTCTGAATGGAACAAAGTGTGGAGATGGACAA GTCTGTTCTGATGGACGATGTCTCAGTATTAACAGCGCCTATCGGTCAGCAAACTGCTCAGAAAAGTGCCCTGGACATGGG GTTTGCGATCATGAGCTAAAATGTCAATGTCAAGAAGGTTGGGCACctccacactgtgatgtcacttcagataaaa ATATTATCATCATTGTGGTGGTCGTCATCATTGCCGTTCTTCTTGTGGTTGGACTCATCCTAATGTTGGTGTTCCGAAAGAGATGTATAAAGAG ATCTGGGGCCAGAGTGAGCGGTGCTACTAATCCAGGGTTCCATCACGCGCAAGTCAAGTCTATCGTGTCAACGCCAGAG CTCAGCACCAAAATTGTCTACCCTCCACCCCCTCCTCCAGAAAAACCAAAGAAAACACAG CCGGCAAGTCGAGCTGGGTATCAAGGTCCGCAGTACTCCACG ACAACTTCTGTTGAGTTCACTAAGAATTCCCCG GCAATACAAAGACCGACTGCTGCTCCACCACCCGTGCCCACCAGTAAGCCTGTTCTGCCCACTCCTCCACCAAAG GCACTGAAACCTCCTGTCAAGAATTAA
- the LOC130368008 gene encoding zinc metalloproteinase-disintegrin-like crotastatin isoform X5 — MEKTENLLAEDFTVTRYGDDGSPITTKPQDQDHCCYQGRVKEDDGSTLSICTCKGLSGLIHTRNRRFLIEPLNQTDSGDHAVFETNEETPRTCGVTNTSWTEGKTSKSSRSSNVEKQNFLKSQKYVQVYVVADKTMFTKYNRSSENVKQRIFEMLNYVNEVYKSLNTFVALTGVEIWEKNDQFEVASSASTNLDRFSNWRKNNLLPRKPHDNAQFITHTDFDGSTVGLAFVGTMCSESHSSGVIQDHSKLSISVGATIAHEMGHNLGMNHDSSSCSCTADSCIMAPTLSYNTPYLFSSCSLSNFQEFIYDRMPQCMRDEPSKQFIMSPSVCGNKFTELGEDCDCGTVKECTNPCCDASTCKFKNKAECADGECCENCKIKKAGSVCRPAKDDCDLSDMCTGKSPECPSDRFIYNGRPCNDGQGICYNGQCPMLESQCSQMWGASSAVGEKSCFNVNTRGVNYGHCKKVDGSYVSCQPQDVMCGMLFCFGGNDNPSVYASVASFSRCKAVLDHRGMVLNGTKCGDGQVCSDGRCLSINSAYRSANCSEKCPGHGVCDHELKCQCQEGWAPPHCDVTSDKNIIIIVVVVIIAVLLVVGLILMLVFRKRCIKRSGARVSGATNPGFHHAQVKSIVSTPELSTKIVYPPPPPPEKPKKTQPASRAGYQGPQYSTTTSVEFTKNSPAIQRPTAAPPPVPTSKPVLPTPPPKALKPPVKN; from the exons AAATCTCTTAGCTGAAGATTTCACAGTGACCCGTTATGGGGACGATGGGAGTCCGATCACAACCAAACCACAGGATCAG GACCATTGCTGTTACCAGGGCCGTGTGAAGGAAGACGATGGCTCCACACTCAGCATTTGTACGTGTAAGGGGCTTAG TGGTCTTATTCATACTCGGAACCGCAGATTCTTGATAGAGCCGCTGAACCAGACAGACAGTGGGGATCATGCCGTGTTCGAGACCAATGAAGAGACTCCGAGAACCTGCGGGGTGACTAATACTTCTTGGACCGAGGGAAAAACTTCCAAATCCTCCCGATCCAGCAACGTTGAG AAACAGAATTTTCTAAAATCTCAGAAATATGTCCAGGTCTACGTGGTGGCAGATAAAACCATG ttTACAAAATATAACCGCAGCTCAGAGAATGTCAAGCAGAGGATCTTTGAAATGCTTAATTATGTCAATGAG GTGTACAAATCCTTAAACACCTTTGTTGCACTGACCGGTGTAGAAATCTGGGAGAAGAATGACCAGTTTGAGGTTGCTTCCTCAGCCTCTACAAACCTCGATCGCTTCTCCAACTGGAGGAAGAACAACCTTCTACCAAGGAAACCTCATGACAATGCCCAGTTCATAAC GCACACTGACTTTGATGGCAGTACAGTTGGGCTAGCGTTTGTTGGCACCATGTGTAGCGAATCCCACTCTTCTGGTGTAATCCAG GACCACAGCAAGCTGTCCATTTCTGTTGGGGCCACCATTGCTCATGAAATGGGACACAACCTGGGAATGAATCACGACTCAAGCTCATGTTCCTGCACTGCAGATTCCTGTATCATGGCGCCAACTCTGAG CTATAACACCCCATACCTATTCAGTTCCTGCAGCCTCAGCAACTTTCAGGAGTTCATCTACGACCGCATGCCACAGTGCATGAGAGACGAACCATCAAAACAATTTATCATGTCCCCTTCAGTATGTGGCAATAAATTCACAGAGCTGGGAGAAGATTGTGACTGTGGCACCGTGAAG GAATGCACCAATCCTTGCTGTGATGCCTCCACCTGTAAATTCAAGAATAAAGCCGAGTGTGCAGATGGGGAATGCTGTGAGAACTGTAAG ATTAAGAAAGCAGGTTCTGTGTGTAGACCGGCAAAAGATGATTGTGATTTGTCCGATATGTGTACTGGAAAATCCCCAGAATGCCCCAGTGATCGCTTCATATACAACGGTCGCCCATGCAATGATGGCCAAGGGATCTGTTACAATGGACAGTGCCCAATGCTGGAGAGCCAGTGCTCTCAGATGTGGGGAGCAA GTTCAGCGGTCGGAGAGAAAAGTTGTTTCAATGTTAATACAAGAGGCGTCAACTATGGGCACTGTAAGAAGGTAGACGGCAGCTACGTCTCGTGTCAACCTCA GGATGTTATGTGCGGAATGCTCTTCTGCTTTGGTGGCAATGACAATCCCAGCGTTTATGCTTCAGTCGCATCATTTTCAAGATGTAAGGCAGTTCTGGACCACCGTGGAATGGTTCTGAATGGAACAAAGTGTGGAGATGGACAA GTCTGTTCTGATGGACGATGTCTCAGTATTAACAGCGCCTATCGGTCAGCAAACTGCTCAGAAAAGTGCCCTGGACATGGG GTTTGCGATCATGAGCTAAAATGTCAATGTCAAGAAGGTTGGGCACctccacactgtgatgtcacttcagataaaa ATATTATCATCATTGTGGTGGTCGTCATCATTGCCGTTCTTCTTGTGGTTGGACTCATCCTAATGTTGGTGTTCCGAAAGAGATGTATAAAGAG ATCTGGGGCCAGAGTGAGCGGTGCTACTAATCCAGGGTTCCATCACGCGCAAGTCAAGTCTATCGTGTCAACGCCAGAG CTCAGCACCAAAATTGTCTACCCTCCACCCCCTCCTCCAGAAAAACCAAAGAAAACACAG CCGGCAAGTCGAGCTGGGTATCAAGGTCCGCAGTACTCCACG ACAACTTCTGTTGAGTTCACTAAGAATTCCCCG GCAATACAAAGACCGACTGCTGCTCCACCACCCGTGCCCACCAGTAAGCCTGTTCTGCCCACTCCTCCACCAAAG GCACTGAAACCTCCTGTCAAGAATTAA
- the LOC130368008 gene encoding zinc metalloproteinase-disintegrin-like crotastatin isoform X2, producing MLISALLLLALLDSQLLANNIPEGQSYQVVVPEKIHSQHKRDTQSKYPDLIQYKLHVDGKPIVLHMEKTENLLAEDFTVTRYGDDGSPITTKPQDQDHCCYQGRVKEDDGSTLSICTCKGLSGLIHTRNRRFLIEPLNQTDSGDHAVFETNEETPRTCGVTNTSWTEGKTSKSSRSSNVEKQNFLKSQKYVQVYVVADKTMFTKYNRSSENVKQRIFEMLNYVNEVYKSLNTFVALTGVEIWEKNDQFEVASSASTNLDRFSNWRKNNLLPRKPHDNAQFITHTDFDGSTVGLAFVGTMCSESHSSGVIQDHSKLSISVGATIAHEMGHNLGMNHDSSSCSCTADSCIMAPTLSYNTPYLFSSCSLSNFQEFIYDRMPQCMRDEPSKQFIMSPSVCGNKFTELGEDCDCGTVKECTNPCCDASTCKFKNKAECADGECCENCKIKKAGSVCRPAKDDCDLSDMCTGKSPECPSDRFIYNGRPCNDGQGICYNGQCPMLESQCSQMWGASSAVGEKSCFNVNTRGVNYGHCKKVDGSYVSCQPQDVMCGMLFCFGGNDNPSVYASVASFSRCKAVLDHRGMVLNGTKCGDGQVCSDGRCLSINSAYRSANCSEKCPGHGVCDHELKCQCQEGWAPPHCDVTSDKNIIIIVVVVIIAVLLVVGLILMLVFRKRCIKRSGARVSGATNPGFHHAQVKSIVSTPELSTKIVYPPPPPPEKPKKTQPASRAGYQGPQYSTTTSVEFTKNSPAIQRPTAAPPPVPTSKPVLPTPPPKALKPPVKN from the exons AAATCTCTTAGCTGAAGATTTCACAGTGACCCGTTATGGGGACGATGGGAGTCCGATCACAACCAAACCACAGGATCAG GACCATTGCTGTTACCAGGGCCGTGTGAAGGAAGACGATGGCTCCACACTCAGCATTTGTACGTGTAAGGGGCTTAG TGGTCTTATTCATACTCGGAACCGCAGATTCTTGATAGAGCCGCTGAACCAGACAGACAGTGGGGATCATGCCGTGTTCGAGACCAATGAAGAGACTCCGAGAACCTGCGGGGTGACTAATACTTCTTGGACCGAGGGAAAAACTTCCAAATCCTCCCGATCCAGCAACGTTGAG AAACAGAATTTTCTAAAATCTCAGAAATATGTCCAGGTCTACGTGGTGGCAGATAAAACCATG ttTACAAAATATAACCGCAGCTCAGAGAATGTCAAGCAGAGGATCTTTGAAATGCTTAATTATGTCAATGAG GTGTACAAATCCTTAAACACCTTTGTTGCACTGACCGGTGTAGAAATCTGGGAGAAGAATGACCAGTTTGAGGTTGCTTCCTCAGCCTCTACAAACCTCGATCGCTTCTCCAACTGGAGGAAGAACAACCTTCTACCAAGGAAACCTCATGACAATGCCCAGTTCATAAC GCACACTGACTTTGATGGCAGTACAGTTGGGCTAGCGTTTGTTGGCACCATGTGTAGCGAATCCCACTCTTCTGGTGTAATCCAG GACCACAGCAAGCTGTCCATTTCTGTTGGGGCCACCATTGCTCATGAAATGGGACACAACCTGGGAATGAATCACGACTCAAGCTCATGTTCCTGCACTGCAGATTCCTGTATCATGGCGCCAACTCTGAG CTATAACACCCCATACCTATTCAGTTCCTGCAGCCTCAGCAACTTTCAGGAGTTCATCTACGACCGCATGCCACAGTGCATGAGAGACGAACCATCAAAACAATTTATCATGTCCCCTTCAGTATGTGGCAATAAATTCACAGAGCTGGGAGAAGATTGTGACTGTGGCACCGTGAAG GAATGCACCAATCCTTGCTGTGATGCCTCCACCTGTAAATTCAAGAATAAAGCCGAGTGTGCAGATGGGGAATGCTGTGAGAACTGTAAG ATTAAGAAAGCAGGTTCTGTGTGTAGACCGGCAAAAGATGATTGTGATTTGTCCGATATGTGTACTGGAAAATCCCCAGAATGCCCCAGTGATCGCTTCATATACAACGGTCGCCCATGCAATGATGGCCAAGGGATCTGTTACAATGGACAGTGCCCAATGCTGGAGAGCCAGTGCTCTCAGATGTGGGGAGCAA GTTCAGCGGTCGGAGAGAAAAGTTGTTTCAATGTTAATACAAGAGGCGTCAACTATGGGCACTGTAAGAAGGTAGACGGCAGCTACGTCTCGTGTCAACCTCA GGATGTTATGTGCGGAATGCTCTTCTGCTTTGGTGGCAATGACAATCCCAGCGTTTATGCTTCAGTCGCATCATTTTCAAGATGTAAGGCAGTTCTGGACCACCGTGGAATGGTTCTGAATGGAACAAAGTGTGGAGATGGACAA GTCTGTTCTGATGGACGATGTCTCAGTATTAACAGCGCCTATCGGTCAGCAAACTGCTCAGAAAAGTGCCCTGGACATGGG GTTTGCGATCATGAGCTAAAATGTCAATGTCAAGAAGGTTGGGCACctccacactgtgatgtcacttcagataaaa ATATTATCATCATTGTGGTGGTCGTCATCATTGCCGTTCTTCTTGTGGTTGGACTCATCCTAATGTTGGTGTTCCGAAAGAGATGTATAAAGAG ATCTGGGGCCAGAGTGAGCGGTGCTACTAATCCAGGGTTCCATCACGCGCAAGTCAAGTCTATCGTGTCAACGCCAGAG CTCAGCACCAAAATTGTCTACCCTCCACCCCCTCCTCCAGAAAAACCAAAGAAAACACAG CCGGCAAGTCGAGCTGGGTATCAAGGTCCGCAGTACTCCACG ACAACTTCTGTTGAGTTCACTAAGAATTCCCCG GCAATACAAAGACCGACTGCTGCTCCACCACCCGTGCCCACCAGTAAGCCTGTTCTGCCCACTCCTCCACCAAAG GCACTGAAACCTCCTGTCAAGAATTAA
- the LOC130368008 gene encoding zinc metalloproteinase-disintegrin-like crotastatin isoform X3 has translation MTVPVINANNIPEGQSYQVVVPEKIHSQHKRDTQSKYPDLIQYKLHVDGKPIVLHMEKTENLLAEDFTVTRYGDDGSPITTKPQDQDHCCYQGRVKEDDGSTLSICTCKGLSGLIHTRNRRFLIEPLNQTDSGDHAVFETNEETPRTCGVTNTSWTEGKTSKSSRSSNVEKQNFLKSQKYVQVYVVADKTMFTKYNRSSENVKQRIFEMLNYVNEVYKSLNTFVALTGVEIWEKNDQFEVASSASTNLDRFSNWRKNNLLPRKPHDNAQFITHTDFDGSTVGLAFVGTMCSESHSSGVIQDHSKLSISVGATIAHEMGHNLGMNHDSSSCSCTADSCIMAPTLSYNTPYLFSSCSLSNFQEFIYDRMPQCMRDEPSKQFIMSPSVCGNKFTELGEDCDCGTVKECTNPCCDASTCKFKNKAECADGECCENCKIKKAGSVCRPAKDDCDLSDMCTGKSPECPSDRFIYNGRPCNDGQGICYNGQCPMLESQCSQMWGASSAVGEKSCFNVNTRGVNYGHCKKVDGSYVSCQPQDVMCGMLFCFGGNDNPSVYASVASFSRCKAVLDHRGMVLNGTKCGDGQVCSDGRCLSINSAYRSANCSEKCPGHGVCDHELKCQCQEGWAPPHCDVTSDKNIIIIVVVVIIAVLLVVGLILMLVFRKRCIKRSGARVSGATNPGFHHAQVKSIVSTPELSTKIVYPPPPPPEKPKKTQPASRAGYQGPQYSTTTSVEFTKNSPAIQRPTAAPPPVPTSKPVLPTPPPKALKPPVKN, from the exons AAATCTCTTAGCTGAAGATTTCACAGTGACCCGTTATGGGGACGATGGGAGTCCGATCACAACCAAACCACAGGATCAG GACCATTGCTGTTACCAGGGCCGTGTGAAGGAAGACGATGGCTCCACACTCAGCATTTGTACGTGTAAGGGGCTTAG TGGTCTTATTCATACTCGGAACCGCAGATTCTTGATAGAGCCGCTGAACCAGACAGACAGTGGGGATCATGCCGTGTTCGAGACCAATGAAGAGACTCCGAGAACCTGCGGGGTGACTAATACTTCTTGGACCGAGGGAAAAACTTCCAAATCCTCCCGATCCAGCAACGTTGAG AAACAGAATTTTCTAAAATCTCAGAAATATGTCCAGGTCTACGTGGTGGCAGATAAAACCATG ttTACAAAATATAACCGCAGCTCAGAGAATGTCAAGCAGAGGATCTTTGAAATGCTTAATTATGTCAATGAG GTGTACAAATCCTTAAACACCTTTGTTGCACTGACCGGTGTAGAAATCTGGGAGAAGAATGACCAGTTTGAGGTTGCTTCCTCAGCCTCTACAAACCTCGATCGCTTCTCCAACTGGAGGAAGAACAACCTTCTACCAAGGAAACCTCATGACAATGCCCAGTTCATAAC GCACACTGACTTTGATGGCAGTACAGTTGGGCTAGCGTTTGTTGGCACCATGTGTAGCGAATCCCACTCTTCTGGTGTAATCCAG GACCACAGCAAGCTGTCCATTTCTGTTGGGGCCACCATTGCTCATGAAATGGGACACAACCTGGGAATGAATCACGACTCAAGCTCATGTTCCTGCACTGCAGATTCCTGTATCATGGCGCCAACTCTGAG CTATAACACCCCATACCTATTCAGTTCCTGCAGCCTCAGCAACTTTCAGGAGTTCATCTACGACCGCATGCCACAGTGCATGAGAGACGAACCATCAAAACAATTTATCATGTCCCCTTCAGTATGTGGCAATAAATTCACAGAGCTGGGAGAAGATTGTGACTGTGGCACCGTGAAG GAATGCACCAATCCTTGCTGTGATGCCTCCACCTGTAAATTCAAGAATAAAGCCGAGTGTGCAGATGGGGAATGCTGTGAGAACTGTAAG ATTAAGAAAGCAGGTTCTGTGTGTAGACCGGCAAAAGATGATTGTGATTTGTCCGATATGTGTACTGGAAAATCCCCAGAATGCCCCAGTGATCGCTTCATATACAACGGTCGCCCATGCAATGATGGCCAAGGGATCTGTTACAATGGACAGTGCCCAATGCTGGAGAGCCAGTGCTCTCAGATGTGGGGAGCAA GTTCAGCGGTCGGAGAGAAAAGTTGTTTCAATGTTAATACAAGAGGCGTCAACTATGGGCACTGTAAGAAGGTAGACGGCAGCTACGTCTCGTGTCAACCTCA GGATGTTATGTGCGGAATGCTCTTCTGCTTTGGTGGCAATGACAATCCCAGCGTTTATGCTTCAGTCGCATCATTTTCAAGATGTAAGGCAGTTCTGGACCACCGTGGAATGGTTCTGAATGGAACAAAGTGTGGAGATGGACAA GTCTGTTCTGATGGACGATGTCTCAGTATTAACAGCGCCTATCGGTCAGCAAACTGCTCAGAAAAGTGCCCTGGACATGGG GTTTGCGATCATGAGCTAAAATGTCAATGTCAAGAAGGTTGGGCACctccacactgtgatgtcacttcagataaaa ATATTATCATCATTGTGGTGGTCGTCATCATTGCCGTTCTTCTTGTGGTTGGACTCATCCTAATGTTGGTGTTCCGAAAGAGATGTATAAAGAG ATCTGGGGCCAGAGTGAGCGGTGCTACTAATCCAGGGTTCCATCACGCGCAAGTCAAGTCTATCGTGTCAACGCCAGAG CTCAGCACCAAAATTGTCTACCCTCCACCCCCTCCTCCAGAAAAACCAAAGAAAACACAG CCGGCAAGTCGAGCTGGGTATCAAGGTCCGCAGTACTCCACG ACAACTTCTGTTGAGTTCACTAAGAATTCCCCG GCAATACAAAGACCGACTGCTGCTCCACCACCCGTGCCCACCAGTAAGCCTGTTCTGCCCACTCCTCCACCAAAG GCACTGAAACCTCCTGTCAAGAATTAA
- the LOC130368008 gene encoding zinc metalloproteinase-disintegrin-like crotastatin isoform X6 has product MSATLSHRSQQVVSTLQVLFCHVASPIIYLRDKVTRWWSPKKSIPSISETHSGLIHTRNRRFLIEPLNQTDSGDHAVFETNEETPRTCGVTNTSWTEGKTSKSSRSSNVEKQNFLKSQKYVQVYVVADKTMFTKYNRSSENVKQRIFEMLNYVNEVYKSLNTFVALTGVEIWEKNDQFEVASSASTNLDRFSNWRKNNLLPRKPHDNAQFITHTDFDGSTVGLAFVGTMCSESHSSGVIQDHSKLSISVGATIAHEMGHNLGMNHDSSSCSCTADSCIMAPTLSYNTPYLFSSCSLSNFQEFIYDRMPQCMRDEPSKQFIMSPSVCGNKFTELGEDCDCGTVKECTNPCCDASTCKFKNKAECADGECCENCKIKKAGSVCRPAKDDCDLSDMCTGKSPECPSDRFIYNGRPCNDGQGICYNGQCPMLESQCSQMWGASSAVGEKSCFNVNTRGVNYGHCKKVDGSYVSCQPQDVMCGMLFCFGGNDNPSVYASVASFSRCKAVLDHRGMVLNGTKCGDGQVCSDGRCLSINSAYRSANCSEKCPGHGVCDHELKCQCQEGWAPPHCDVTSDKNIIIIVVVVIIAVLLVVGLILMLVFRKRCIKRSGARVSGATNPGFHHAQVKSIVSTPELSTKIVYPPPPPPEKPKKTQPASRAGYQGPQYSTTTSVEFTKNSPAIQRPTAAPPPVPTSKPVLPTPPPKALKPPVKN; this is encoded by the exons TGGTCTTATTCATACTCGGAACCGCAGATTCTTGATAGAGCCGCTGAACCAGACAGACAGTGGGGATCATGCCGTGTTCGAGACCAATGAAGAGACTCCGAGAACCTGCGGGGTGACTAATACTTCTTGGACCGAGGGAAAAACTTCCAAATCCTCCCGATCCAGCAACGTTGAG AAACAGAATTTTCTAAAATCTCAGAAATATGTCCAGGTCTACGTGGTGGCAGATAAAACCATG ttTACAAAATATAACCGCAGCTCAGAGAATGTCAAGCAGAGGATCTTTGAAATGCTTAATTATGTCAATGAG GTGTACAAATCCTTAAACACCTTTGTTGCACTGACCGGTGTAGAAATCTGGGAGAAGAATGACCAGTTTGAGGTTGCTTCCTCAGCCTCTACAAACCTCGATCGCTTCTCCAACTGGAGGAAGAACAACCTTCTACCAAGGAAACCTCATGACAATGCCCAGTTCATAAC GCACACTGACTTTGATGGCAGTACAGTTGGGCTAGCGTTTGTTGGCACCATGTGTAGCGAATCCCACTCTTCTGGTGTAATCCAG GACCACAGCAAGCTGTCCATTTCTGTTGGGGCCACCATTGCTCATGAAATGGGACACAACCTGGGAATGAATCACGACTCAAGCTCATGTTCCTGCACTGCAGATTCCTGTATCATGGCGCCAACTCTGAG CTATAACACCCCATACCTATTCAGTTCCTGCAGCCTCAGCAACTTTCAGGAGTTCATCTACGACCGCATGCCACAGTGCATGAGAGACGAACCATCAAAACAATTTATCATGTCCCCTTCAGTATGTGGCAATAAATTCACAGAGCTGGGAGAAGATTGTGACTGTGGCACCGTGAAG GAATGCACCAATCCTTGCTGTGATGCCTCCACCTGTAAATTCAAGAATAAAGCCGAGTGTGCAGATGGGGAATGCTGTGAGAACTGTAAG ATTAAGAAAGCAGGTTCTGTGTGTAGACCGGCAAAAGATGATTGTGATTTGTCCGATATGTGTACTGGAAAATCCCCAGAATGCCCCAGTGATCGCTTCATATACAACGGTCGCCCATGCAATGATGGCCAAGGGATCTGTTACAATGGACAGTGCCCAATGCTGGAGAGCCAGTGCTCTCAGATGTGGGGAGCAA GTTCAGCGGTCGGAGAGAAAAGTTGTTTCAATGTTAATACAAGAGGCGTCAACTATGGGCACTGTAAGAAGGTAGACGGCAGCTACGTCTCGTGTCAACCTCA GGATGTTATGTGCGGAATGCTCTTCTGCTTTGGTGGCAATGACAATCCCAGCGTTTATGCTTCAGTCGCATCATTTTCAAGATGTAAGGCAGTTCTGGACCACCGTGGAATGGTTCTGAATGGAACAAAGTGTGGAGATGGACAA GTCTGTTCTGATGGACGATGTCTCAGTATTAACAGCGCCTATCGGTCAGCAAACTGCTCAGAAAAGTGCCCTGGACATGGG GTTTGCGATCATGAGCTAAAATGTCAATGTCAAGAAGGTTGGGCACctccacactgtgatgtcacttcagataaaa ATATTATCATCATTGTGGTGGTCGTCATCATTGCCGTTCTTCTTGTGGTTGGACTCATCCTAATGTTGGTGTTCCGAAAGAGATGTATAAAGAG ATCTGGGGCCAGAGTGAGCGGTGCTACTAATCCAGGGTTCCATCACGCGCAAGTCAAGTCTATCGTGTCAACGCCAGAG CTCAGCACCAAAATTGTCTACCCTCCACCCCCTCCTCCAGAAAAACCAAAGAAAACACAG CCGGCAAGTCGAGCTGGGTATCAAGGTCCGCAGTACTCCACG ACAACTTCTGTTGAGTTCACTAAGAATTCCCCG GCAATACAAAGACCGACTGCTGCTCCACCACCCGTGCCCACCAGTAAGCCTGTTCTGCCCACTCCTCCACCAAAG GCACTGAAACCTCCTGTCAAGAATTAA